The following proteins are co-located in the Carassius gibelio isolate Cgi1373 ecotype wild population from Czech Republic chromosome A9, carGib1.2-hapl.c, whole genome shotgun sequence genome:
- the LOC128019340 gene encoding fer-1-like protein 6, which translates to MKSYCVGTFKIDVGTVYSQPGHQFINKWATLTDPADIHTGVKGHLKCDISVSGKGDVAAPSQKFSDAEEQIEKHLLLPEGLNPERPWARFYVIVYRAEGLPRINSSIMANVTKAFVGDATALIDPYVEVSFFGQVGRTSTQKSTADPVWNEQVVFKEMFPPLCQRLKIRVLDEGSMNDVAIGTHYIDLHTISNDTDGDNGFLPTFGPAWINLYGSLRNSTLVDDSQELNEGVGEGVSYRGRVYIELSVEILSGGAPDSKSLLSKISLKDTKGGKAGAKDPKTGAGAGGEEEKSKTIGPEVMPVEPPQTINDEDMETFLLFGCVSEASMIDRRTSDRPISLEFTIGNFGNFIDGTVQPTSKKKHEDVSVTTPLLDTAATMPCKSTTTPERPLFGDAQRHYMHLPIGAQKPCVYVYSSWEDRAYRLHHANMLDTIALMFEEGIAKVLELDKMMSPEARTLMHLVLQDFRRDASEFIAFAEKRVKASNLTLLDKKRLTLCKQELESMTEVAGGLLEPKKRSLTVKEMMLEVQKIKKKLRFLVEEPQHTLPDVFVSLVSNNKRLAYARIPARHLLFSQSPEQRGRDCGKINTLFLKPPGKRGPGWTVQAKLDVYLWLGSSRDSSHMLDNLPSGFELEGISSEHRTGPPPDYILYTEQHLFQLRAHMYQARGLIAADNTGLSDPFAWVSFLSNSQSTGIMKQTLTPTWNQLLLINNVCLYGGLSEIVQDPPLVVIEVYDDDAVGIEYLGSTVAVPVVRLSEERYSPPQLQYSPLFCGGLSGGDILGAFELIQISESGEHPLPDLDEPDGGVIPVPSYIRPVLCKYRIEVLFWGLRELKKVQLLSVDRPQVFIKCAGGGVNSSVIQSYKKNPNFTILVDAFDVELPEDEHLLPPLAITVVDWRAFGRSTLVGSHMINNLALFKHIPTLVQQRQPEPRNIAVAQLSLQQSVVPPPNEEIAIEIEPEEIFTPAPKSEPDFQDKKVSKKSKQRSTKRKKRTTADESADNVIDWWSKYYASMEKIQMVYEKELEAEFGPFDDWVKTFELYRGKANEEEGSADERFVGKFKGRFCLYKLPESNDVEEEDGYLDSGQFKINQGIPPNTAVDVLIRVYIVAAFNLHPADPDGKADPYIVLKLGKTEIKDRDNYIPKQLNPVFGRSFEFQATFPKESLLTILIYDYDTIGGDDLIGETQIDLENRFYSRHRATCGLPDEYAIEGYNAWRDSIKPTDLLIKLCKENRLDNPHFSPGRITIGSKVFTGKTVFADEDQMVESYEHLALKVLQRWSEMPNGGCKLVPEHIETRALYLKDKPGIEQGHLQMWVDIFPMDMPHPGPPVDISPRKPKGYELRIIIWNTEDVILEDTNFITGQQSSDIYVKGWLKGLEDDRQETDVHYNSLTGEGNFNWRFVFPFNYLPAEKVVVIQKRESILSLDKTEKKIPAVLVMQVWDFERLSSDDFLGSVELDLHGFPRGAKSAKACRMEMLTETAENVSIFQQKRSKGWWPFIKAGELTGKVEAEFHLVTAEEAEKNPVGRARKEPEPLEKPNRPDTSFSWFMNPFKCFFHLIWGNYKKYIIAGLVLLIVTLFLVLIFYTLPGAISSKIVNG; encoded by the exons ATGAAGAGCTACTGTGTGGGAACCTTCAAGATAGATGTTGGGACCGTTTACTCCCAGCCTG GCCATCAGTTCATCAATAAGTGGGCCACGCTCACAGACCCCGCTGACATCCACACAGGGGTGAAAGGTCACCTGAAGTGTGATATCAGCGTGTCAGGAAAAGGTGATGTTGCAGCACCGTCCCAGAAGTTCAGTGATGCAGAGGAACAGATAGAAAA GCACCTCCTGCTTCCTGAAGGCTTAAACCCTGAACGGCCATGGGCTCGGTTTTATGTGATAGTGTACCGTGCAGAAGGTCTTCCCAGAATAAACTCCAGTATTATGGCCAACGTGACCAAAGCCTTTGTTGGAGACGCGACAGCACTCATAGATCCTTATGTAGAGGTCTCATTCTTCGGTCAAGTT GGCAGGACGTCTACTCAGAAGAGCACAGCGGACCCAGTGTGGAACGAGCAGGTGGTGTTTAAAGAGATGTTTCCTCCACTGTGTCAGAGACTGAAGATTCGGGTTCTGGATGAGGGAAGCATGAATGATGTGGCCATTGGGACTCATTACATTGATCTACACACCATCTCAAATGACACCGATGGGGACAACG GTTTCCTGCCCACATTTGGCCCGGCATGGATCAACCTCTACGGTTCACTTCGTAATTCCACACTGGTGGACGACAGCCAGGAGCTGAACGAGGGTGTTGGAGAAGGGGTGTCCTACAGAGGCAGGGTTTACATAGAGCTGAGTGTGGAGATCCTGTCTGGAGGTGCTCCGGACTCCAAATCCCTGCTCTCAAAAATCAGTCTGAAAGATACCAAGGGAGGAAAAGCAGGGGCGAAAGATCCCAAaactggggcaggagccggaggTGAGGAAGAGAAATCCAAGACTATAGGACCTGAGGTGATGCCAGTGGAGCCCCCACAGACG ATAAATGATGAAGACATGGAAACCTTCCTGCTCTTTGGCTGTGTGTCTGAGGCCTCCATGATTGACAGAAGAACCAGCGATAGACCAATCAGCCTTGAGTTCAccattg GAAACTTTGGGAACTTCATTGATGGTACTGTGCAGCCTACTTCAAAGAAAAAGCATGAAGATGTCTCTGTGACCACTCCACTTCTGGACACTGCAGCAACAATGCCGTGCAAATCTACTACGACACCAGAGAGACCTCTTTTCGGAGATGCACAGAG GCACTACATGCACTTGCCCATCGGAGCACAAAAGCCCTGTGTGTATGTTTATAGCAGCTGGGAGGATCGAGCGTACCGACTCCATCACGCCAACATGCTGGACACAATTGCCCTGATGTTT GAGGAGGGGATCGCTAAGGTGCTGGAATTGGATAAAATGATGTCTCCTGAAGCAAGGACTCTCATGCATCTTGTTCTTCAGGACTTTAGAAGAGATGCCAG TGAGTTTATTGCTTTTGCTGAAAAGAGGGTGAAGGCAAGCAATTTGACCTTACTGGACAAAAAGAGGCTCACTCTGTGCAAACAGGAGCTG GAAAGTATGACTGAAGTAGCTGGAGGACTCCTTGAGCCCAAGAAGAGATCTCTCACTGTAAAAGAGATGATGCTGGAAGtccagaaaattaaaaagaaactgAGATTCCTTGTGGAAGAG CCTCAACACACTTTACCAGATGTGTTTGTGAGTCTGGTCAGTAATAACAAGCGTTTGGCATATGCCAGAATCCCTGCTCGTCACCTGCTCTTCTCACAGAGCCCGGAGCAGAGAGGCCGAGACTGTGGGAAGATCAACACCCTGTTCCTCAAG CCTCCAGGGAAGCGTGGACCAGGGTGGACAGTCCAGGCTAAGCTCGATGTGTATTTGTGGCTGGGATCTAGCAGAGATTCATCCCACATGCTGGACAATCTCCCATCAGGCTTTGAACTGGAAGGCATCTCATCTGAGCACAGGACTGGCCCTCCTCCTGATTATATACTTTACACAG AGCAGCACTTGTTCCAGCTGAGGGCTCATATGTACCAGGCTCGTGGTCTCATTGCAGCAGATAACACTGGCCTCTCAGACCCCTTCGCCTGGGTGTCTTTTCTGTCCAATAGCCAAAGCACTGGT atcatgaAGCAAACTTTAACTCCTACATGGAATCAGCTGCTCCTGATAAATAACGTGTGTCTGTATGGAGGGCTTTCTGAAATAGTCCAGGATCCACCGCTAGTTGTGATCGAGGTGTATGATGATGATGCAGTG GGTATCGAGTACCTGGGGTCGACAGTGGCTGTTCCTGTAGTCAGACTGTCAGAGGAACGATACTCCCCTCCTCAGCTGCAGTACAGCCCTCTGTTCTGTGGCGGTCTGTCAGGAGGAGACATACTGGGAGCGTTTGAACTCATTCAG ATCTCAGAGTCAGGAGAACATCCACTTCCTGATTTAGATGAGCCGGATGGAGGAGTTATTCCAGTACCCTCGTACATTCGACCTGTGCTCTGCAAGTACAGAATTGAG GTTTTGTTCTGGGGCCTGAGAGAGCTGAAGAAAGTTCAGCTTCTATCCGTTGATCGGCCCCAAGTTTTTATCAAGTGTGCAGGAGGAGGTGTCAACTCTTCAGTGATACAGAGTTACAAGAAAAACCCAAACTTCACAATACTTGTGGATGCCTTTGATGTG GAGCTGCCTGAAGACGAACATCTCCTCCCTCCTCTCGCTATCACTGTTGTGGACTGGAGGGCTTTTGGGCGGAGCACACTTGTGGGAAGTCATATGATCAACAACTTGGCCTTATTCAAACACATCCCCACATTAGTTCAGCAGCGTCAACCAGAACCCAGAAACATAGCAG TCGCTCAGCTGTCTCTGCAGCAGAGTGTTGTGCCACCGCCCAATGAGGAGATCGCCATTGAAATAGAGCCGGAGGAAATATTCACCCCTGCACCTAAATCTGAGCCAGACTTCCAGGACAAGAAG GTGTCAAAGAAGAGCAAACAAAGATCTACGAAAAGGAAGAAACGCACCACAGCTGATGAGTCTGCTGATAATGTCATTGATTGGTGGTCGAAATACTATGCATCAATGGAGAAGATCCAAATG GTGTATGAAAAAGAGCTGGAGGCTGAATTTGGGCCTTTTGACGACTGGGTTAAAACCTTCGAACTCTATCGAGGAAAGGCCAATGAAGAAGAAGGTTCTGCTGATGAAAGATTTGTTGGAAAGTTTAAG GGCCGGTTCTGTCTGTACAAGCTGCCTGAATCGAATGATGTGGAGGAGGAAGATGGATATTTGGATTCAGGGCAGTTTAAAATAAACCAGGGTATTCCTCCAAACACTGCAGTAGATGTCCTTATCCGTGTATACATAGTTGCA GCCTTCAACCTGCACCCTGCAGACCCAGATGGCAAAGCGGACCCTTACATAGTGCTGAAACTGGGGAAAACTGAGATCAAAGACAGAGACAATTACATCCCAAAGCAGCTCAACCCAGTGTTTGGAAG ATCCTTTGAATTTCAAGCCACTTTCCCCAAGGAATCCCTGCTAACTATTCTCATCTATGACTACGACACTATTGGTGGTGACGATTTGATTGGGGAAACACAGATTGATTTGGAGAACCGTTTTTACAGCAGGCATCGAGCTACCTGCGGCCTGCCTGATGAATATGCCAT TGAGGGTTATAATGCATGGAGGGACAGCATCAAGCCAACAGACCTGTTGATTAAGCTTTGCAAAGAAAACAGACTGGACAACCCTCACTTTTCTCCAGGACGCATTACCATTGGAAGCAAGGTTTTTACTGGGAAGACTGTATTTGCTGATGAAG ATCAGATGGTGGAGTCGTACGAGCACCTTGCTCTGAAGGTGCTGCAAAGGTGGTCCGAGATGCCCAATGGGGGTTGTAAACTTGTGCCTGAGCATATTGAAACTCGAGCACTCTACCTAAAGGACAAACCAGGAATAGAGCAG GGTCATCTGCAAATGTGGGTGGACATTTTTCCCATGGACATGCCTCATCCTGGCCCTCCTGTGGACATTTCTCCTCGCAAACCCAAAGG ttatgAGCTGAGGATCATTATCTGGAACACTGAAGATGTAATATTGGAGGACACCAACTTCATAACAGGACAGCAGTCAAGTGACATTTACGTCAAAGG GTGGTTAAAGGGGCTTGAAGATGACCGGCAGGAAACTGATGTCCATTACAATTCTCTGACTGGAGAGGGCAACTTCAACTGGCGCTTTGTGTTCCCCTTTAACTACCTGCCTGCTGAGAAAGTGGTGGTGATTCAAAAGCGAGAAAGCATCCTCTCTCTGGACAAAACTGAGAAGAAGATCCCTGCTGTTCTTGTTATGCAGGTGTGGGACTTTGAGAGGCTTTCTTCTGATGATTTCCTGG GCTCAGTGGAGTTGGACCTACATGGGTTTCCACGTGGAGCTAAATCAGCTAAAGCTTGTAGGATGGAAATGCTGACAGAAACTGCAGAGAACGTCTCTATCTTCCAGCAGAAACGCTCCAAAGGCTGGTGGCCCTTTATTAAAGCTGGAGAACTCACA GGGAAGGTAGAAGCCGAGTTTCATCTGGTAACAGCTGAAGAAGCAGAGAAAAATCCAGTGGGACGTGCACGCAAGGAACCAGAGCCTCTAGAGAAACCAAA TCGTCCAGACACATCCTTCTCCTGGTTTATGAATCCTTTCAAGTGCTTCTTTCACCTGATCTGGGGGAACTACAAGAAATACATCATTGCCGGACTGGTGCTGTTGATCGTGACCCTGTTCCTGGTTCTTATCTTCTACACCCTACCAGGAGCGATCAGTAGTAAGATAGTCAACGGGTAA
- the LOC128019638 gene encoding uncharacterized protein LOC128019638 isoform X1, which produces MDVNLTISLMRGQMGAVIEKAVNVAVETVLGEMIRVVGLKFEEIKRDMTAKEKENENIRRMLEASRCQMKTMRKYISVLSAKDPNHRLYQGEGDMATTSTGVHCRRRPTSTVPVCAKTPDPCPRPRVSEPAPVAGPSWVRQQMHISKETVRSENHNADVHIEDIHGSSVHKVKISSPRLVDSQALLSEISDPVWGQNPLASAETGHTDMPDSSVLSAPMMADESVSSQTTSTVAFGAPSLKIKREEAEVEIVCVKDEHAEAGSIPRLEYSDPELHQEVGEPDLGVSLDLPASFQALQSPGTAADIAIPEFMSVDPTTYVDAQLSVAGVQKQVRLRCKDLHLYEEYKLSRTLRGHKTNRGHSTNRRRELDQTLPQALLADLVRERREKTRLRVARWRAKRKLQACLMASPAAQLSGASVQSSPAQRGGLISTRRRGGVTMPRSGLGLRRGLSETGSYNLLLQLGPSPTQSAAAHSINEGLMSSGSSALSHHRTTEPRATYQ; this is translated from the exons ATGGATGTGAATCTGACCATCTCTCTGATGCGGGGCCAGATGGGCGCTGTTATTGAGAAAGCCGTGAACGTCGCGGTGGAGACCGTGTTAGGAGAGATGATCCGGGTGGTCGGGCTCAAGTTCGAGGAGATAAAACGTGACATGACCGCTAAAGAGAAGGAGAACGAAAACATCAGGAGGATGTTGGAGGCGTCccgctgtcagatgaaaaccatGCGCAAGTACATCAGCGTCCTGTCTGCTAAAGACCCTAACCACAGACTGTATCAGGGAGAGGGAGACATGGCTACAACATCCACAGGGGTGCACTGCAGAAGAAGACCGACGAGCACTGTGCCGGTGTGTGCCAAAACCCCAGACCCCTGTCCCAGACCTAGAGTCTCTGAGCCCGCCCCCGTGGCTGGACCCTCATGGGTGAGACAGCAGATGCACATTTCCAAAGAAACAGTAAGAAGTGAGAATCACAATGCTGATGTCCATATTGAAGATATCCATGGATCATCAGTTCATAAAG TTAAGATCTCAAGCCCTCGTCTGGTGGACAGTCAGGCGCTTCTGTCTGAGATTAGTGATCCAGTATGGGGTCAAAACCCTCTGGCCTCTGCAGAGACTGGGCACACAGACATGCCGGACAGCAGCGTCCTCTCTGCACCCATGATGGCAGATGAAAGTGTGTCATCCCAAACTACAAGCACAGTGGCATTTGGAGCACCTTCACTTAAAATCAAACGGGAGGAAGCGGAAGTTGAAATAGTCTGTGTGAAGGATGAACACGCAGAAGCTGGCAGCATCCCTAGATTAGAATATTCTGACCCAGAACTTCACCAGGAAGTGGGAGAACCAGACCTCGGGGTCTCACTAGATCTACCCGCTTCATTTCAAGCTCTTCAGAGTCCAGGCACTGCAGCTGACATTGCAATCCCAGAATTCATGAGTGTGGACCCAACTACCT ATGTTGACGCTCAGCTGTCTGTGGCAGGGGTCCAAAAGCAGGTGCGTCTGAGATGCAAGGACCTGCATCTGTATGAAGAATACAAACTCAGCCGGACTCTGAGAGGCCATAAGACAAACCGAGGCCATAGTACAAACCGACGGCGCGAGCTGGATCAGACTCTACCGCAGGCTCTACTTGCAGACTTGGTAAGGGAACGAAGGGAAAAGACTCGTCTTCGAGTGGCCCGCTGGCGTGCCAAACGCAAATTACAAGCCTGTCTGATGGCCTCGCCGGCTGCGCAGTTAAGCGGAGCTTCTGTGCAGAGTTCACCTGCCCAGCGTGGAGGCCTGATCTCCACCCGCAGGCGAGGCGGAGTGACCATGCCACGCAGTGGGCTTGGATTGAGAAGGGGGCTGTCAGAGACTGGCTCATATAACCTGCTGCTGCAGCTGGGGCCTAGTCCTACTCAATCAGCAGCGGCACACTCCATCAATGAGGGTCTGATGTCATCTGGCTCCTCAGCGCTATCACACCACAGAACCACTGAACCGAGAGCAACTTACCAATAA
- the LOC128019638 gene encoding uncharacterized protein LOC128019638 isoform X2, whose product MDVNLTISLMRGQMGAVIEKAVNVAVETVLGEMIRVVGLKFEEIKRDMTAKEKENENIRRMLEASRCQMKTMRKYISVLSAKDPNHRLYQGEGDMATTSTGVHCRRRPTSTVPVCAKTPDPCPRPRVSEPAPVAGPSWVRQQMHISKETVRSENHNADVHIEDIHGSSVHKVKISSPRLVDSQALLSEISDPVWGQNPLASAETGHTDMPDSSVLSAPMMADESVSSQTTSTVAFGAPSLKIKREEAEVEIVCVKDEHAEAGSIPRLEYSDPELHQEVGEPDLGVSLDLPASFQALQSPGTAADIAIPEFMSVDPTTSMSDVSPGSFENNQCTAAERAILESQGEMDWKINHLTALVQCLVGNRCFVPPLQMEDEEEDCVLPLMSMEDLDQLEQRLMDRGMMQKLVNKLSVSGGQTMKKTIWRICTKVFASCVAKQLNWCGRGDKRGLRKTNIGSLIIAAAMRNSVLLAPTEAEAEKCIKDYLRLAPGRTSS is encoded by the exons ATGGATGTGAATCTGACCATCTCTCTGATGCGGGGCCAGATGGGCGCTGTTATTGAGAAAGCCGTGAACGTCGCGGTGGAGACCGTGTTAGGAGAGATGATCCGGGTGGTCGGGCTCAAGTTCGAGGAGATAAAACGTGACATGACCGCTAAAGAGAAGGAGAACGAAAACATCAGGAGGATGTTGGAGGCGTCccgctgtcagatgaaaaccatGCGCAAGTACATCAGCGTCCTGTCTGCTAAAGACCCTAACCACAGACTGTATCAGGGAGAGGGAGACATGGCTACAACATCCACAGGGGTGCACTGCAGAAGAAGACCGACGAGCACTGTGCCGGTGTGTGCCAAAACCCCAGACCCCTGTCCCAGACCTAGAGTCTCTGAGCCCGCCCCCGTGGCTGGACCCTCATGGGTGAGACAGCAGATGCACATTTCCAAAGAAACAGTAAGAAGTGAGAATCACAATGCTGATGTCCATATTGAAGATATCCATGGATCATCAGTTCATAAAG TTAAGATCTCAAGCCCTCGTCTGGTGGACAGTCAGGCGCTTCTGTCTGAGATTAGTGATCCAGTATGGGGTCAAAACCCTCTGGCCTCTGCAGAGACTGGGCACACAGACATGCCGGACAGCAGCGTCCTCTCTGCACCCATGATGGCAGATGAAAGTGTGTCATCCCAAACTACAAGCACAGTGGCATTTGGAGCACCTTCACTTAAAATCAAACGGGAGGAAGCGGAAGTTGAAATAGTCTGTGTGAAGGATGAACACGCAGAAGCTGGCAGCATCCCTAGATTAGAATATTCTGACCCAGAACTTCACCAGGAAGTGGGAGAACCAGACCTCGGGGTCTCACTAGATCTACCCGCTTCATTTCAAGCTCTTCAGAGTCCAGGCACTGCAGCTGACATTGCAATCCCAGAATTCATGAGTGTGGACCCAACTACCT CTATGTCAGATGTGAGTCCAGGGAGTTTTGAAAATAATCAATGTACAG CTGCAGAGAGGGCTATTCTTGAGTCACAGGGAGAAATGGACTGGAAAATCAATCACCTGACTGCACTGGTGCAGTGTCTTGTGGGGAACAGGTGCTTTGTGCCTCCACTGCAAatggaggatgaggaagaggattGTGTCTTGCCTTTGATGTCAATGGAGGATCTGGACCAATTGGAGCAAAGACTTATGGATAGAGGGATGATGCAAAAATTG gtGAACAAATTGTCTGTCAGTGGAGGTCAAACTATGAAAAAGACCATATGGAGAATTTGCACCAAAGTTTTTGCTTCCTGTGTGGCCAAACAGCTCAATTGGTGCGGACGGGGAGACAAGCGAGGCTTAAGAAAGACAAATATAGGATCACTAATAATCG CTGCAGCGATGAGGAACAGTGTCCTCTTGGCTCCCACAGAAGCGGAGGCTGAGAAATGTATCAAAGATTACCTCCGTTTGGCTCCAGGGAGGACATCTTCCTAA
- the LOC128019638 gene encoding uncharacterized protein LOC128019638 isoform X3 has product MDVNLTISLMRGQMGAVIEKAVNVAVETVLGEMIRVVGLKFEEIKRDMTAKEKENENIRRMLEASRCQMKTMRKYISVLSAKDPNHRLYQGEGDMATTSTGVHCRRRPTSTVPVCAKTPDPCPRPRVSEPAPVAGPSWVRQQMHISKETVRSENHNADVHIEDIHGSSVHKVKISSPRLVDSQALLSEISDPVWGQNPLASAETGHTDMPDSSVLSAPMMADESVSSQTTSTVAFGAPSLKIKREEAEVEIVCVKDEHAEAGSIPRLEYSDPELHQEVGEPDLGVSLDLPASFQALQSPGTAADIAIPEFMSVDPTTYTVMAKTAAEKQREYRARRDADPARREKYLRNERERWRRDVETGKKKRIGDLCEKAQRWRRKQWRDSKERQKRRFFKIIASSPDNPEPSLMVLLQP; this is encoded by the exons ATGGATGTGAATCTGACCATCTCTCTGATGCGGGGCCAGATGGGCGCTGTTATTGAGAAAGCCGTGAACGTCGCGGTGGAGACCGTGTTAGGAGAGATGATCCGGGTGGTCGGGCTCAAGTTCGAGGAGATAAAACGTGACATGACCGCTAAAGAGAAGGAGAACGAAAACATCAGGAGGATGTTGGAGGCGTCccgctgtcagatgaaaaccatGCGCAAGTACATCAGCGTCCTGTCTGCTAAAGACCCTAACCACAGACTGTATCAGGGAGAGGGAGACATGGCTACAACATCCACAGGGGTGCACTGCAGAAGAAGACCGACGAGCACTGTGCCGGTGTGTGCCAAAACCCCAGACCCCTGTCCCAGACCTAGAGTCTCTGAGCCCGCCCCCGTGGCTGGACCCTCATGGGTGAGACAGCAGATGCACATTTCCAAAGAAACAGTAAGAAGTGAGAATCACAATGCTGATGTCCATATTGAAGATATCCATGGATCATCAGTTCATAAAG TTAAGATCTCAAGCCCTCGTCTGGTGGACAGTCAGGCGCTTCTGTCTGAGATTAGTGATCCAGTATGGGGTCAAAACCCTCTGGCCTCTGCAGAGACTGGGCACACAGACATGCCGGACAGCAGCGTCCTCTCTGCACCCATGATGGCAGATGAAAGTGTGTCATCCCAAACTACAAGCACAGTGGCATTTGGAGCACCTTCACTTAAAATCAAACGGGAGGAAGCGGAAGTTGAAATAGTCTGTGTGAAGGATGAACACGCAGAAGCTGGCAGCATCCCTAGATTAGAATATTCTGACCCAGAACTTCACCAGGAAGTGGGAGAACCAGACCTCGGGGTCTCACTAGATCTACCCGCTTCATTTCAAGCTCTTCAGAGTCCAGGCACTGCAGCTGACATTGCAATCCCAGAATTCATGAGTGTGGACCCAACTACCT ACACAGTAATGGCAAAAACAGCTGCTGAAAAACAGAGAGAGTACAGGGCGAGAAGGGATGCTGACCCGGCACGCAGGGAAAAGTACCTCAGGAATGAGCGAGAGAGGTGGAGAAGAGATGTTGAGACAGGGAAAAAGAAGAGAATTGGTGACCTGTGTGAGAAGGCACAGAGATGGAGGCGCAAGCAGTGGAGAGATTCCAAAGAACGACAGAAGAGGAGGTTTTTCAAAATAATTGCTTCCTCTCCAGACAATCCTGAACCCAGTCTGATGGTGTTGCTTCAACCCTGA
- the LOC128019639 gene encoding uncharacterized protein LOC128019639, whose protein sequence is MPDRFTLLTISFSFLLHNVCSWNVSEPLNHTFNDDDSVSVTCMFYGEEKFELEAKLKKNGVNFCEVSSEETKCKWEHKDNKFTFTLMEPPQTWHKDIFSCEISKIKPFPIEPKTGPGIKLFRGCKYTFAPLNNSCPITNQTTGALPTPEVQPTLDDTYTLLICGLLIVVVMLSLYSIILTAVYIRLRVTNLESMDTLTYVPMQRNVKRRDLENTEYVDMREVQKREGYHRDMNHNSHLESIRGHF, encoded by the exons ATGCCTGACAGGTTCACTTTGCTCACTATcagcttttcttttttacttcaCAATG TTTGTAGTTGGAACGTGAGTGAACCTCTCAACCACACATTCAATGACGACGACTCTGTCAGTGTCACATGCATGTTTTATGGAGAAGAAAAGTTTGAATTGGAAGCTAAGCTGAAAAAAAATGGTGTGAATTTTTGTGAGGTTTCTTCAGAAGAAACCAAGTGTAAATGGGAGCATAAGGACAATAAATTCACGTTCACCTTAATGGAACCTCCTCAGACCTGGCACAAAGATATATTTTCCTGTGAgatatccaaaataaaaccattCCCAATTGAACCTAAAACAGGACCGGGAATTAAGCTTTTCCGAG gttgcaAATATACATTTGCTCCACTGAACAACAGCTGTCCAATCACTAACCAAACAACTGGAGCACTTCCCACACCTGAAGTACAGCCCACACTTGATGACACGTATACCCTATTAATCTGTGGTCTGCTCATAGTGGTGGTAATGCTGTCTCTCTACAGCATTATTCTTACTGCCGTCTACATCAGATTGAGG GTCACAAATCTTGAATCTATGGACACTCTAACCTACGTGCCAATGCAG AGGAATGTAAAACGGCGTGATCTAGAAAACACTGAATATGTGGACATGCGTGAAGTGCAGAAGCGGGAAGGATACCACAGAGATATGAACCACAACTCTCATCTTGAAAGTATCAGAGGCCATTTTTAA